One Rhizoctonia solani chromosome 3, complete sequence genomic region harbors:
- a CDS encoding adenylosuccinate synthase — MTLPPTGVTVVLGSQWGDEGKGKLVDIFAAEADVCARCAGGNNAGHTIVVQYPDDGTVNDKVRGKKITYDFHLLPSGLVNPKCISVIGPGVVVHVPSFFAELDALEAKGLDCKGRLFLSDRAHLVFDFHQIVDGLKEVELGGKSIGTTKKGIGPAYSSKASRSGMRVHHLFDHEVFSSKFRKLVEGRFKRYGHFDYDTEGEIVRYKELADRLRPYVIDSLTYVHKALEDGKRVLVEGANALMLDIDFGTYPFVTSSSTSVGGVCTGLGIPPKKIGNVVGVVKAYTTRVGGGPFPTEQLNDIGKHLQSVGAEVGVTTGRVRRCGWLDLVVLQHSNRVNGYDALNLTKLDVLDGLDEIKVAVGYVLDGNPMDGFPANLDTLEQPGFQIKYETLPGWKEPISSIRQWEKLPEACRSYVQFIERFLGVPVKWIGVGPGRDAMIIKP; from the exons ATGACGCTCCCACCGACCGGGGTGACAGTAGTTCTTGGATCCCAATGGGGAGACGAAGGCAAAGGGAAACTAGTCGACATCTTTGCAGCAGAGGCCGATGTCTGTGCCCGTTGCGCAGGTGGAAACAACGCGGGCCATACGATTGTTGTCCAATATCCCGATGATGGTACAGTGAACGACAAAGTGCGAGGAAAGAAAATCACCTATGATTTCCATCTTCTCCCGAGTG GTCTTGTAAACCCCAAATGCATATCTGTTATCGGCCCGGGTGTTGTGGTCCATGTCCCATCATTCTTTGCAGAATTAGATGCCTTAGAAGCAAAAG GCTTGGATTGTAAAGGAAGACTCTTCCTATCAGACCGAGCGCATTTGGTATTTGATTTTCATCAAATTGTTGATGGATTGAAAGAGGTGGAGCTGGGAGGCAAAAG TATCGGTACGACCAAGAAGGGAATTGGCCCAGCCTATTCCTCAAAGGCATCGAGGTCTGGGATGCGCGTACACCATCTCTTCGATCACGAAGTATTTTCTTCCAAGTTTCGCAAGTTAGTAGAAGGCCGTTTCAAGCGCTATGGGCACTTCGACTACGACACCGAGGGCGAGATCGTTCGCTACAAG GAACTTGCTGATCGTCTTCGTCCATACGTTATCGACTCCTTGACCTACGTACACAAAGCGCTCGAGGACGGGAAGCGCGTACTCGTTGAAGGCGCTAATGCATTGATGCTCGATATTGACTTTGGAACATACCCATTTGTAACAAGCTCCAGTACATCAGTTGGAG GCGTCTGCACTGGTCTCGGTATCCCCCCCAAGAAGATTGGTAACGTCGTTGGCGTCGTAAAAGCTTACACAACGCGCGTTGGAGGTGGTCCTTTCCCGACTGAACAGCTGAAT GATATTGGGAAACATCTACAAAGTGTTGGTGCCGAAGTTGGTGTGACCACTGGTCGAGTGCGGCGTTGTGGGTGGTTGGACCTCGTTGTGTTGCAACATTCGAACCGCGTCAACGGATATGATGCGCTCAATCTGACCAAACTGGACGTCCTAGATGGTCTGGATGAAATAAAGGTGGCAGTTGGCTACGTACTCGACGGAAACCCCATGGATGGATTCCCTG CGAACTTGGATACCCTTGAGCAGCCTGGCTTTCAAATAAAATACGAAACGCTGCCGGGATGGAAGGAGCCAATATCAAGTATACGTCAGTGGGAGAAGCTACCTGAGGCGTGCCGTTCTTACGTCCAATTCATCGAAAGGTTCTTGGGTGTTCCGGTCAAGTGGATAGGTGTTGGCCCTGGCCGGGATGCCATGATAATTAAGCCATAG
- a CDS encoding cysteine synthase — protein MQYHHAVSPRPANAMDEFSTGPARILIDPNNPMHIETPLIFSALMSSRLGYDIYLKLESLQPSQSFKYRGISLFAAQAVKQHGSNTLLVMASGGNAGLALAWAGKALGVNTKIYIPAAAYQVQPTLIAAGADVVIGGADYSEALASAELLCSRNDLAILVPAYDHPVLWEGHSTLIHEIDRQLPNGTTPDAILCSVGGAGLLGGVLLGANSIGWDRTQVIALETIGANCYHMSLLANRDDPIGQSYIPDDVVVSTHPVLTPDVKRAKVAVAKLPAITSKAASLGASSPSQSVLEMGLARKDRATLDPTKFGGLTSVSIPDELAMRSTLGFLDEHKMLTELACATTLAPAYIPGLLEKLVPKSGGGKRPVVVFVVCGGSKVLLSDVEKYHSILQGLGEEGFHSARQQVLIETTLGLDLQ, from the exons ATGCAGTATCACCACGCAGTATCACCACGACCGGCGAATGCCATGGATGAGTTTTCGACTGGACCGGCCAGGATTCTTATCGATCCTAACAATCCAATGCATATAGAAACTCCACTAATATTCTCTGCTCTTATGTCAAGTCGACTCGGCTATGACATATACTTGAAGTTAGAA TCTTTGCAGCCCTCGCAATCATTCAAATATCGAGGCATATCCTTATTCGCCGCGCAAGCCGTCAAACAACATGGCTCAAACACTCTTCTCGTAATGGCCAGTGGAGGAAATGCTGGACTGGCACTGGCATGGGCAGGAAAGGCACTAG GTGTAAATACCAAGATCTACATCCCAGCTGCCGCGTACCAAGTTCAACCAACACTTATCGCGGCTGGAGCGGACGTTGTTATTGGTGGCGCTGACTACTCTGAGGCTTTGGCAAGTGCTGAGTTGCTCTGCTCACGGAATGATCTCGC CATACTTGTTCCCGCATATG ATCACCCAGTATTATGGGAGGGGCATTCCAcgctcattcatgaaattgATAGACAACTGCCAAATGGGACTACACCAGATGCTATTCTGTGCAGTGTTGGGGGTGCTGGGCTACTGGGCGGGGTGCTCCTCGGAGCCAACAGCATCGGATGGGATCGTA CTCAAGTCATTGCCCTTGAAACAATCGGAGCCAACTGTTATCACATGTCGCTACTTGCAAATAGGGATGATCCAATCGGCCAAAGTTATATCCCAGACGATGTCGTGGTCTCGACCCATCCGGTGCTAACTCCTGACGTGAAG AGAGCCAAAGTGGCTGTAGCGAAACTCCCAGCTATCACATCCAAGGCCGCTTCTCTTGGtgcttcttctccctcaCAATCGGTGCTTGAAATGGGACTTGCTCGGAAAGATAGAGCAACTCTGGACCCGACTAAATTTGGCGGTTTGACTTCAGTGAGTATCCCAGACGAGCTTGCCATGCGATCAACCCTTGGATTCTTGG ACGAACACAAGATGCTTACAGAATTAGCATGTGCAACCACATTGGCGCCCGCATATATTCCGGGTCTGCTTGAGAAACTCGTCCCCAAATCAG GGGGTGGCAAACGCCCCGTGGTGGTGTTCGTTGTGTGTGGTGGATCTAAGGTTCTTTTGAGTGATGTCGAGAAATACCACTCCATCCTCCAGGGGTTGGGGGAGGAAGGATTTCATTCCGCTCGTCAACAAGTGCTCATCGAGACGACACTTGGACTCGACCTACAGTAG